ATTTTCGTAAAAATACTTTAAAAAACTTCTCACAGGAGCAACTCCAGTACCACCGGCAATTACAACCAAATGTTTGCCCTTAAATTCCTCTATCGGAAATGAATTACCATAAGGCCCGCGCATAAATAACTTATCACCAGGTTTTAAATTAAATATTTCATTGGTAAGCTTTCCTACTTTCCTTATAGTAAGTTCTACCCAATTTTCACCCATACAACTTACTGATATAGGAGCTTCTCCAATTTTAGGTATAGATACCTGAAAAAATTGTCCATGTTTAACTTTTGCGCTGGTTTCTACTCTAAAGGTATATACGTCTTCTGTTTCGGGAATAATGTCTATTATTTTATGTGGGTGGGGAAGCATTATATTTTCGCTCATTTACTTTCCCTCCTCAGTTGATGATGCTTGTTCTCTTGTTCGGCTTACTTCTCCTTTTTTAAGTTTTTCCACTTCATCATATAAACGATTAATAGTAGAAGAAAAAGATATTAGTTTGGGACATCTTTCCTCACAACGTCCACAGCCAACACACATATGCTCCTCTTTAAAGCGAAGTTTATAGTCGTAGATCTTGTGCAGAGTTCTAAACCTCATCCGCTCTCCAGCAGTTTTTCTAAAGCTCCAACCCCCCGCCATTGTTGTGAAATCTTCGTGCATACAGCTTGTCTGAACCCTTCTTCTCTCTCCTACCCTTCCATTTTCGCTGTATATGATATCTAATGTGTTAAAACAGCTGCAAGTTATGCACACTGCGCTGCATGCTCCACAGCTTATACATCTTGAATTATAACTCTCCCACATGTCAAGGTTGTAAATTTTTTCTAACAACTCTTGGCTATCAATTTCAGGGATATTAACTTTTGTTAGATTAGAAGTAACAAACTCAGGGGTAAATTCTACTTCTCTTTCATTGGCAAATAAATTGATAAATTCATGGTCTTTTACTTCTACCAATATGTTGTCCCCATCAAATCTAACTGCTAAACTGTAGTTGTCGGTTTTGTTAGAACCCATTGAGACGCAAAAACAACTATCCCAACTTTCTTTGCATTCCATCAAAATAAACTTTACTTTTTCTCTTAAACGCTTGTAATAGATATCTTCTGTTCCCCCGTTTTTGAGAAAGATAGTATCAAGTCGTCTAAAGCCGTTTATATCACAGGAACGGGCAAATATTAGAATCTTCTTGTCATCCACTTTGCTTTCTCTGTATTCATCTTCGGTAAAGTAGAATAGTGCTTGGGTAATCGGATAGATTACTTCTTTTGGTGAAAAATGTGATTTCTCGTCATAGACTACATCTTCAATCGAGTTAATTTCTGCATATCGAATTAAATCTGTGTCTGAATAACGACCTCGCTTTTCAAAACGCACAGGAGCATATATCTTGTAGTCTTTTTGTAATGCTTTTAAAATTTCATTCATTCTTTTAGTGCTTACACAATAACTCATGCTCTCTCTCCCTTCAATATGTGCTAACCTAAGGCCACTTACAATCACTTTGTCAAATAATTAACTTTATCATAAGTATAACACCTGTAAAAATCCCAGTCCAATAAGAAATGGTTATAACATTAATAATGATTTCTTATATATCTACAACTACCAATCTTTACATGTCCATTATAAAAGTCTAAAATAGAACTTACATCCGTTAAGAAGATAATAAAAATATTCATTTTGCCTTTGTTATTAGTAAAACAATATGGTACTATTATTCTTGATAACATTGTAGTTATATGAGGTGACAGGTATGATCCTTAGAGATATAGAGATTTTTGTCACCGTTTGCGAGCTAAAAAGTATGTCTGCTGCCGCAAAAAAACTCTATATGTCACAACCTGCTGTAAGCCAGGCTATATCACAAATAGAAGGAGAATTTCAGATCAAACTCTTTGACAGAATAGGCAAAAAGCTTAGCCTCACATACACTGGTGAGATACTTTACAGCTACGGAAGGCGTATACTCAATCTTGTCAAAGAAGCAGAAAATATCCTTTATGATGTGAGAAACATGAGGATGGGAAGACTAAATGTAGGAGCAAGTACCACAGTAGGAATTTATCTGCTTCCGAAAATAATTGGTGATTTCAGAGAAAAATATAGCGTAGATGTTTACTTTACAATTGACAACACAGCAGGAATAGAAAAGCTAATACTTGACAATGCTATAGATCTTGGTATTGTAGAAGGACCAGTACACTCAAGGGATATTGTTGTAATACCCTATATAGACGATGAATTGTATCTTGTATCCTCAAAAAACCACAGGTGGGCAGAGAAAAGAAGTATCTCCCCTGAAGAGATTGAAAATGAGGATATAATCATGCGAGAAAAGGGAAGCGGAACAAGGGAAGTCTTTGAACAAACAATGGCAAAAAATAAT
This Caldicellulosiruptor changbaiensis DNA region includes the following protein-coding sequences:
- the asrA gene encoding anaerobic sulfite reductase subunit AsrA — its product is MSYCVSTKRMNEILKALQKDYKIYAPVRFEKRGRYSDTDLIRYAEINSIEDVVYDEKSHFSPKEVIYPITQALFYFTEDEYRESKVDDKKILIFARSCDINGFRRLDTIFLKNGGTEDIYYKRLREKVKFILMECKESWDSCFCVSMGSNKTDNYSLAVRFDGDNILVEVKDHEFINLFANEREVEFTPEFVTSNLTKVNIPEIDSQELLEKIYNLDMWESYNSRCISCGACSAVCITCSCFNTLDIIYSENGRVGERRRVQTSCMHEDFTTMAGGWSFRKTAGERMRFRTLHKIYDYKLRFKEEHMCVGCGRCEERCPKLISFSSTINRLYDEVEKLKKGEVSRTREQASSTEEGK
- a CDS encoding selenium metabolism-associated LysR family transcriptional regulator; amino-acid sequence: MILRDIEIFVTVCELKSMSAAAKKLYMSQPAVSQAISQIEGEFQIKLFDRIGKKLSLTYTGEILYSYGRRILNLVKEAENILYDVRNMRMGRLNVGASTTVGIYLLPKIIGDFREKYSVDVYFTIDNTAGIEKLILDNAIDLGIVEGPVHSRDIVVIPYIDDELYLVSSKNHRWAEKRSISPEEIENEDIIMREKGSGTREVFEQTMAKNNVRYRIKYVLNSTEAIKKAVEANIGVSVISRLAVEKEIKDGRLVKINIENMRFERKFSIIYHKDKFRSNLFEEFIKHLYNYIAK